A part of Ooceraea biroi isolate clonal line C1 chromosome 10, Obir_v5.4, whole genome shotgun sequence genomic DNA contains:
- the LOC105278203 gene encoding zinc carboxypeptidase, translated as MWKILVLCALAGLATAEVAMFRNYKVFRIMPTTVAQVEVLKQMENLSDGFSFWEMPSFVGRQVDIMVAPHKLPEFHEMMSQINAPYHPHIDDVQMLIDETMPKYYSRATTFNFTSYHTLDEIYKNLDDLAKQYPNNVQVINGGRTHEGRQIKGVKVSFKENNPGIFIEGGIHAREWISPAVVMYITHQLLTSENAEVRALADSHDWYIFPSFNPDGYVYTHTTNRLWRKTRKPYTLFCAGSDPNRNWDYRWNTGGASSNPCAETYAGSAPFSDIETKSMSEYIKTIADKFYAYISFHSYSQLLLFPYGHTRDHLENYDELFDIGSKSIAALKKRYGTEYVTGNIAETIYIATGSTVDYIKGIHKKPIAYTYELRDQGRYGFLLPADQIIPTGEETMDSLLAMFKEIKARGYPKSS; from the exons ATGTGGAAAATACTGGTCTTGTGCGCGCTCGCGGGCCTGGCGACCGCCGAGGTGGCCATGTTCAGGAACTACAAGGTTTTCCGAATTATGCCGACCACGGTAGCACAAGTTGAAGTGCTGAAACAAATGGAAAATCTTTCTGATGGC TTCTCCTTCTGGGAAATGCCTAGTTTCGTTGGCAGACAGGTGGACATCATGGTAGCTCCGCACAAGCTGCCCGAGTTCCACGAGATGATGAGCCAGATCAATGCACCGTATCACCCTCACATCGACGACGTTCAGATGCTGATTGACGAGACGATGCCGAAGTACTACAGCCGCGCGACAACTTTCAACTTCACCAGTTACCACACCCTCGACGAGATCTATAAGAACCTGGACGACCTGGCGAAGCAGTATCCGAACAACGTGCAGGTCATTAATGGCGGCAGGACGCACGAGGGACGTCAAATCAAGGGTGTCAAGGTCTCCTTCAAGGAGAACAATCCCGGAATCTTCATCGAGGGTGGCATTCACGCCAGGGAATGGATCTCGCCGGCGGTCGTCATGTACATCACGCATCAGTTGCTGACCAGCGAGAATGCGGAAGTCCGAGCTTTAGCTGACAGCCACGACTGGTACATCTTCCCCTCGTTCAACCCCGACGGTTACGTATACACCCACACTACG AACCGATTATGGAGAAAGACACGCAAGCCGTACACACTGTTCTGCGCCGGCAGTGACCCTAACAGGAACTGGGACTACAGGTGGAACA CCGGAGGCGCCAGCAGTAATCCGTGCGCCGAGACCTACGCTGGGAGTGCGCCGTTCTCCGACATCGAGACGAAGAGCATGTCCGAGTACATCAAGACTATTGCCGACAAATTCTACGCGTACATCTCGTTCCATAGTTACTCGCAGTTGTTGCTGTTCCCTTACGGTCACACGAGGGACCATCTTGAGAATTACGACGAATTG TTTGATATCGGTTCAAAGTCCATCGCCGCCCTCAAGAAGAGATACGGAACCGAATATGTGACCGGAAACATTGCCGAGACAATCT ACATAGCAACCGGAAGCACCGTGGATTACATCAAGGGTATTCACAAGAAACCGATTGCTTACACTTACGAACTGCGCGATCAAGGTCGTTACGGCTTCTTGTTGCCCGCTGACCAAATAATACCCACTGGAGAGGAAACTATGGACTCCCTCTTGGCTATGTTCAAAGAGATAAAGGCACGCGGATATCCCAAAAGTAGTTAA
- the LOC105278204 gene encoding uncharacterized protein LOC105278204, with amino-acid sequence MVDEKRRKAAEISEESRRLRLALIKQKEEDARKKIHLIREIKASRTTRPDPVESSGLGFLCEVSMTELGKKVLSAKARLKEEAERRNTVIRQEHERRRNLMRSNQQFLERYKATRQAIYSSSNSQAAIIDFPEIERLWRALKERKTCRCEEQKR; translated from the exons ATGGTGGACGAGAAGCGGAGAAAGG CTGCTGAGATCAGTGAGGAGTCGCGCCGGTTGCGACTTGCGCtgataaaacaaaaagaagaggaCGCGCGCAAAAAGATTCATTTGATACGCGAGATCAAAGCAAGTCGAACAACGCGGCCGGATCCCGTAGAATCGAGCGGCTTGGGATTCCTGTGCGAGGTGTCCATGACCGAG CTGGGAAAGAAAGTGCTGTCCGCAAAGGCGAGGCTGAAGGAGGAAGCCGAGCGTCGGAATACCGTCATCCGTCAGGAACACGAGAGGAGGAGAAATTTAATGAGAAGCAATCAGCAATTCCTCGAACGATATAAAGCCACCAG ACAAGCGATTTATTCGTCGAGTAATAGCCAAGCCGCTATTATTGATTTCCCGGAGATTGAACGTCTTTGGAGAGCATTGAAGGAACGGAAGACGTGCAGATGTGAAGAACAGAAGAGATGA
- the LOC105278202 gene encoding uncharacterized protein LOC105278202 gives MSGKMVVDEPKPKVPPKKFTVENNVYKGEVVPLSSDYKGLGELIWKSINKYKNNIAHVDAQTDKVVTYAELQNKVVRCALWLQEHGIKSGDVISICSKNHLDSIVPCLAATYINAIFNPWNEDMNLHTAYDVLEQTMPKVIFCTKKPVDIILTAIKDKNCSPIVVVYGDHPGTTPFFDVLSGYSDAQVANFRYLELDDIKKTACILHTSGTTGMPKGAELSNYSLLISVQDGNKADEIALWFSSLYWITGVVMNIQSIMNGVKVIIYPHFDEEMTCQLIEKYKVEWLFLGTSMVNRFLKAGFAAKYPLSSLKVILSGGAILKAKAQEELKRVLPQVQVLQSYGMTEAGGLITRQFSRHKMGSCGTVIPNHEIKIVDLDNGETLGPNQTGGICIKSANVMTGYYRNPEATKEMFDAEGWLHSGDIGYIDADGELYVSDRLKYIMKYREYQISPAEIEILLHTHPGVLEVAVMGVPHPIDDEHPVAFVTIKPGFTVTEKELVDLVANNMTDIFKLRAGVVFLDAFPYTGTGKIAKVELKAMAKKLAVEEADDFSQCILRRLFLIHYPANYLFDFRNAGMSKFCGIYTLQRQGDKIGSSSYEEHAAEGWQVLVENAYIVTGYYENIQAIKETIKEIKIKDCFYPTEIESYSAVHETVHETRNLTINTLSPSDRRYPDRYAIILDEITPVISCIFIERYLWDKMVADESKLQPKKFTVENNVYKGEVTPFLTEYKGLGELLWKRINKYKSRIAHVDALTEKVVTYAELQNKVVRCALWLQEQGIKSGDIISICSNNHLDSIVPCLAATYINAIFNPWNEDMDLNTTHHVLELTMPKVIFCTKKPVDIILRAMKDKNCSPIVVVYGDHPGTIPFSDVLSGYSAAQVANFRYHELDDIKKTSCILHSSGTTGMPKGVELSNYCLLIMAEDDSVNIANLIALWFSSLYWISGVMLNIKSIAQGVEVIIYPHFDEEMTCRLIEKYKVAWLFMGTSMTNRFLKAGFAEKYPLSSLKIILCGGAILKAKAQEELKRVLPQVQVLQAYGMTESGGVITMQFPSHKTGSCGTVVPNGEIKIIDPDNGKTLGPNQTGEVCLKIATIMNGYYRNLEATKNAIDEDGWMHSGDIGYIDADGELYILDRLKDLIKYRGFQISPAEVEVLLHSHPGVLEVAVMGVPHPTDDEHPVAYVTVKPGFTVTEKELVDLVANNMMDAFRLRAGVVFLDAFPYTGSGKISKKELKAMAKKLAVE, from the exons ATGTCTGGCAAAATGGTCGTGGATGAACCAAAACCAAAG GTTCCACCCAAGAAATTCACAGTTGAGAACAATGTCTACAAGGGAGAGGTGGTGCCTCTTTCGAGCGATTACAAGGGCCTCGGGGAACTGATATGGAAGAGCatcaataaatacaaaaataacatCGCGCAT GTGGACGCGCAAACAGACAAAGTTGTCACATACGCGGAACTGCAAAATAAAGTTGTGAGATGCGCATTATGGCTTCAGGAGCATGGAATTAAATCCGGCGACGTTATCAGTATATGCTCAAAAAATCATCTCGATTCCATCGTACCCTGCTTGGCGGCCACTTACATTAATGCGATCTTCAATCCGTGGAACGAGGATATGAACTTGC ACACGGCGTATGATGTACTGGAGCAGACGATGCCAAAAGTGATTTTCTGCACGAAAAAACCTGTGGACATAATCTTGACGGCGATTAAGGACAAGAACTGCAGCCCTATCGTGGTGGTGTACGGCGATCATCCCGGCACGACTCCATTTTTCGACGTGTTAAGCGGCTATAGCGACGCACAGGTGGCGAATTTCCGGTATCTCGAGCTCGATGACATCAAAAAAACGGCCTGCATACTGCATACATCAGGTACCACAGGAATGCCGAAGGGTGCCGAGCTCTCCAACTACAGCTTGCTAATATCAGTCCAAGACGGCAACAAGGCCGACGAAATAGCACTGTGGTTCTCCTCTCTTTACTGGATCACTGGGGTGGTGATGAACATACAATCGATCATGAATGGCGTCAAAGTGATCATCTACCCGCATTTCGACGAGGAGATGACCTGTCAGCTAATAGAGAAGTACAAG GTAGAATGGTTGTTCTTGGGTACTAGCATGGTCAATCGTTTCTTAAAGGCCGGATTTGCGGCGAAATATCCGCTATCGTCTCTAAAAGTTATACTTTCCGGCGGCGCGATTCTCAAGGCGAAAGCGCAAGAGGAATTGAAACGTGTTTTACCGCAGGTTCAAGTACTACAATCTTATG GAATGACGGAAGCTGGTGGGTTAATTACGAGGCAGTTCTCACGGCACAAGATGGGATCTTGTGGGACAGTAATACCAAaccatgaaataaaaatcgtgGATTTGGACAACGGCGAGACTTTGGGCCCGAATCAGACGGGAGGGATATGTATAAAATCCGCAAATGTAATGACCGGTTACTACAGGAATCCCGAAGCAACGAAAGAGATGTTTGATGCGGAAG GGTGGTTGCATTCGGGTGATATCGGTTACATCGACGCGGACGGCGAGCTGTACGTTTCGGACAGGTTGAAGTATATCATGAAATATAGAGAATATCAAATCTCGCCTGCAGAGATCGAAATCTTGTTGCACACGCATCCCGGGGTGCTGGAGGTCGCTGTAATGGGAGTGCCTCATCCAATCGACGATGAACATCCGGTTGCATTCGTCACCATTAAACCCGGGTTTACG GTGACGGAGAAAGAGTTGGTCGACTTGGTAGCGAACAACATGACGGACATTTTCAAGCTGCGTGCTGGAGTGGTGTTCTTGGACGCTTTCCCATACACTGGTACTGGGAAAATCGCTAAGGTAGAGTTGAAGGCAATGGCTAAGAAGCTAGCCGTGGAAGAGGCTGATGATT TCTCTCAGTGTATCCTGAGACGACTTTTTCTTATACATTATCCGGCTAATTATCTGTTCGATTTCCGGAACGCAGGAATGAGCAAGTTTTGCGGTATCTACACGCTGCAAAGACAAGGCGATAAGATCGGTTCCAGCAGTTATGAAGAACATGCAGCTGAAG GTTGGCAAGTTCTTGTGGAAAATGCCTACATAGTGACGGGATACTACGAGAATATTCAAGCTATCAAAGAGAC GATCAAGGAGATCAAGATCAAGGACTGCTTCTATCCCACCGAAATCGAGAGCTATTCTGCAGTTCATGAGACTGTTCATGAGACGCGCAATTTGACAATAAACACTCTGTCGCCTTCGGATCGAAGATATCCAGACAGGTACGCGATCATTCTGGACGAGATTACTCCAGTCATCAgctgtatttttattgaac GATATCTCTGGGACAAAATGGTCGCGGATGAATCAAAG CTTCAGCCAAAGAAATTCACAGTTGAGAACAATGTCTACAAGGGAGAGGTGACGCCTTTTTTGACCGAATACAAGGGCCTCGGGGAACTGCTATGGAAGAGAATCAACAAATACAAAAGTAGAATCGCGCAC GTGGACGCGCTAACTGAAAAAGTGGTCACTTATGCGGAGCTACAAAATAAAGTTGTGAGATGTGCATTATGGCTTCAGGAGCAAGGAATCAAATCTGGCGACATTATCAGCATATGCTCGAATAATCATCTCGATTCCATCGTACCTTGCTTGGCAGCCACTTACATTAATGCGATCTTCAATCCATGGAACGAGGATATGGACTTGA ATACGACGCATCACGTGCTGGAGCTGACGATGCCGAAAGTGATTTTCTGCACGAAAAAACCTGTGGACATAATTTTAAGGGCGATGAAGGACAAGAACTGCAGCCCTATCGTGGTGGTGTACGGCGACCATCCCGGCACGATTCCGTTCTCCGACGTATTGAGCGGCTACAGCGCCGCACAGGTGGCGAATTTCCGGTACCACGAGCTCGACGACATCAAGAAGACAAGCTGCATCCTGCACTCGTCCGGTACCACGGGGATGCCGAAGGGTGTCGAGCTCTCCAACTACTGCTTACTAATAATGGCTGAAGATGATAGCGTCAACATAGCCAACTTAATAGCACTATGGTTCTCGTCTCTCTACTGGATAAGTGGGGTGATGCTGAACATAAAATCGATCGCTCAGGGTGTCGAAGTGATCATCTACCCGCATTTCGACGAGGAGATGACCTGCCGGCTGATCGAGAAGTACAAG GTAGCATGGTTGTTCATGGGTACCAGCATGACTAACCGTTTCTTAAAGGCCGGATTTGCGGAGAAATATCCGCTGTCGTCCCtaaaaattatactttgcGGCGGCGCGATTCTCAAGGCGAAAGCGCAAGAGGAATTGAAACGTGTTTTACCGCAGGTTCAAGTACTACAAGCTTATG GAATGACGGAGAGTGGTGGGGTAATTACGATGCAGTTCCCATCGCACAAGACCGGATCTTGTGGAACAGTAGTCCCAAAtggcgaaataaaaatcatagaTCCGGATAACGGAAAGACTTTGGGCCCGAATCAGACGGGAGAGGTATGCCTGAAAATAGCAACTATAATGAACGGTTACTACAGGAATCTTGAAGCAACAAAAAACGCGATTGATGAGGATG GGTGGATGCATTCGGGTGATATCGGTTACATCGATGCGGACGGCGAGTTGTACATTTTGGACAGGCTAAAAGATCTCATCAAGTATAGAGGATTCCAAATCTCGCCTGCGGAAGTCGAAGTCTTGTTGCACTCGCATCCGGGAGTGCTGGAGGTCGCGGTAATGGGAGTGCCTCATCCAACCGACGATGAACATCCGGTTGCATATGTCACCGTTAAACCCGGGTTTACG GTGACAGAGAAAGAGTTGGTCGACTTGGTGGCGAACAACATGATGGACGCTTTCAGGCTGCGTGCTGGAGTGGTGTTCTTGGACGCTTTCCCATACACCGGTTCTGGGAAAATCTCGAAGAAAGAGTTAAAGGCGATGGCTAAGAAACTGGCCGTGGAATAG